Proteins co-encoded in one Papaver somniferum cultivar HN1 chromosome 5, ASM357369v1, whole genome shotgun sequence genomic window:
- the LOC113279753 gene encoding serine/threonine-protein kinase EDR1-like, whose amino-acid sequence MPKNPFRNSSDGKDASKNGVYKMITSRVKGISWSWESQQIPQVAGGNEVSRSLSYSTNSDGTSSMGSRSSPRRNFYMETDYFNYDISLNNLTFGEQIGRGSCATVYHGLWCGTDCAIKVFLNFDYSEDLLMQHSFRQEVLLMKRLRHPNVVLFMGVVTSPPHLCIVTEFLPRHEE is encoded by the exons ATGCCCAAGAATCCTTTTAGAAATTCTTCTGATGGCAAGGATGCAAGTAAGAATGGTGTCTACAAGATGATAACTTCTAGAGTGAAGGGAATATCATGGTCCTGGGAGAGCCAACAAATCCCGCAGGTTGCGGGTGGCAATGAAGTCTCTAGATCCCTATCCTATTCTACTAACAGTGATGGAACAAGTAGCATGGGCAGTAGAAGCAGTCCTCGTCGCAATTTTTATATGGAAACAGATTATTTTAATTATGATATCTCGTTGAACAATTTGACATTCGGTGAGCAGATTGGGCGAG GTTCATGTGCAACTGTGTACCATGGTCTTTGGTGCGGCACG GATTGTGCAATCAAAGTatttttgaactttgattactcAGAAGACTTGCTAATGCAACATTCCTTCAGACAAGAG GTATTACTGATGAAGAGGCTGAGGCATCCAAACGTGGTACTCTTTATGGGGGTGGTAACTTCACCTCCGCATCTGTGTATTGTCACTGAGTTCCTTCCACG GCACGAGGAATGA
- the LOC113282990 gene encoding serine/threonine-protein kinase EDR1-like isoform X2, with the protein MAPEVIRNEPADEKSDVYSFGVVLWELATLKIPWNDLNPKQVIAAVGFMNQRNEIPKDTDPLWASLIESCWHRGSACQPKCRPTFEEVLEKLKAMLRHNFVQKPTYDI; encoded by the exons ATGGCTCCAGAGGTTATCCGTAATGAGCCAGCAGATGAGAA GTCAGATGTATATAGCTTTGGAGTTGTTCTATGGGAGCTTGCCACACTAAAAATCCCTTGGAATGACCTGAACCCAAAGCAG GTGATTGCCGCTGTAGGATTCATGAACCAACGAAATGAGATACCAAAAGACACTGACCCACTCTGGGCATCTCTAATCGAGAGTTGCTGGCACAG AGGAAGTGCTTGTCAGCCAAAATGCCGCCCAACATTCGAGGAAGTGCTTGAAAAGTTGAAAGCTATGCTGAGACATAATTTTGTTCAAAAGCCAACATATGATATATAG
- the LOC113282990 gene encoding serine/threonine-protein kinase EDR1-like isoform X1, whose product MAPEVIRNEPADEKSDVYSFGVVLWELATLKIPWNDLNPKQVIAAVGFMNQRNEIPKDTDPLWASLIESCWHRTSNGYLFYDPRSNMRTMLRREQIEALKQQNASSSAFADA is encoded by the exons ATGGCTCCAGAGGTTATCCGTAATGAGCCAGCAGATGAGAA GTCAGATGTATATAGCTTTGGAGTTGTTCTATGGGAGCTTGCCACACTAAAAATCCCTTGGAATGACCTGAACCCAAAGCAG GTGATTGCCGCTGTAGGATTCATGAACCAACGAAATGAGATACCAAAAGACACTGACCCACTCTGGGCATCTCTAATCGAGAGTTGCTGGCACAG GACAAGTAATGGATATTTATTCTATGACCCAAGGTCGAATATGAGAACCATGCTAAGAAGAGAACAGATTGAAGCACTCAAACAACAAAATGCCTCTTCTTCAGCCTTTGCCGATGCCTAA
- the LOC113282990 gene encoding serine/threonine-protein kinase EDR1-like isoform X4, whose translation MSQQMRNVYSFGVVLWELATLKIPWNDLNPKQVIAAVGFMNQRNEIPKDTDPLWASLIESCWHRGSACQPKCRPTFEEVLEKLKAMLRHNFVQKPTYDI comes from the exons ATGAGCCAGCAGATGAGAA ATGTATATAGCTTTGGAGTTGTTCTATGGGAGCTTGCCACACTAAAAATCCCTTGGAATGACCTGAACCCAAAGCAG GTGATTGCCGCTGTAGGATTCATGAACCAACGAAATGAGATACCAAAAGACACTGACCCACTCTGGGCATCTCTAATCGAGAGTTGCTGGCACAG AGGAAGTGCTTGTCAGCCAAAATGCCGCCCAACATTCGAGGAAGTGCTTGAAAAGTTGAAAGCTATGCTGAGACATAATTTTGTTCAAAAGCCAACATATGATATATAG
- the LOC113282990 gene encoding serine/threonine-protein kinase EDR1-like isoform X3 translates to MSQQMRNVYSFGVVLWELATLKIPWNDLNPKQVIAAVGFMNQRNEIPKDTDPLWASLIESCWHRTSNGYLFYDPRSNMRTMLRREQIEALKQQNASSSAFADA, encoded by the exons ATGAGCCAGCAGATGAGAA ATGTATATAGCTTTGGAGTTGTTCTATGGGAGCTTGCCACACTAAAAATCCCTTGGAATGACCTGAACCCAAAGCAG GTGATTGCCGCTGTAGGATTCATGAACCAACGAAATGAGATACCAAAAGACACTGACCCACTCTGGGCATCTCTAATCGAGAGTTGCTGGCACAG GACAAGTAATGGATATTTATTCTATGACCCAAGGTCGAATATGAGAACCATGCTAAGAAGAGAACAGATTGAAGCACTCAAACAACAAAATGCCTCTTCTTCAGCCTTTGCCGATGCCTAA
- the LOC113282992 gene encoding uncharacterized protein LOC113282992, whose product MGSRGDVTVNQASNTNKKKKNKNKKTGPAPAIKNMNKFVIDTCKCLKERKTYLVWNAVGVLGVSALSDIVNEVDAIQACGGQMTADGKHHRYGGGILWGILKKRDPNAYKEIMVKGKEIERQFKQQAPKELNPSLQKTAQSSIAGPMINHTSAGTALAPPLNCRPAACNIKRECISVLNRIRVPVTYDDLLGEEVEDHE is encoded by the exons ATGGGAAGCAGGGGTGACGTTACAGTAAACCAAGCATCTAAtacaaacaagaagaagaagaataaaaacaagAAGACTGGTCCTGCCCCAGCTATCAAAAACATGAATAA GTTCGTTATTGATACTTGTAAATGCTTGAAGGAGAGAAAAACTTATCTTGTTTGGAATGCTGTGGGTGTTCTTGGTGTCTCTGCTCTGAGCGATATTGTCAACGAG GTGGATGCAATTCAGGCATGTGGAGGACAGATGACTGCTGATGGAAAGCATCATCGCTATGGTGGTGGCATATTATGGGGCATTCTGAAGAAACGTGACCCTAATGCTTACAAAGAGATCATGGTCAAGGGCAAGGAAATTGAG AGGCAATTCAAACAACAAGCGCCAAAGGAATTAAACCCGTCTTTGCAAAAGACTGCACAATCCTCAATTGCTGGTCCAATGATTAACCACACATCAGCTGGAACTGCCCTTGCACCTCCTCTAAACTGTAGACCCGCAGCTTGTAATATAAAAAGAGAATGTATATCTGTTCTGAATAGGATTCGGGTACCTGTAACTTATGATGACTTGCTTGGAGAAGAAGTGGAGGACCATGAGTGA